A genomic segment from Aegilops tauschii subsp. strangulata cultivar AL8/78 chromosome 1, Aet v6.0, whole genome shotgun sequence encodes:
- the LOC109740235 gene encoding berberine bridge enzyme-like D-1 gives MAISVLFSLLLHLLAVQAASHGSVGNGNDDDDSALMTSCLAAAGVRNVTTRRSPAYAAALAFSVQNLRFAAACAHHGPAAVVVPASLAELRAAVLCAREAGLVVRLRSGGHSYEGLSYTTDDASGFVVIDLVALDRVRVDAGTRTAWVQSGATLGQVYHAVAASSKTLAFSAGSCPTVGSGGHIAGGGFGLLSRKYGLAADNVIDALLVDADGRVLDRDGMGEEVFWAIRGGGGGTWGTVYAWRVKLSPVPERVTVFVVNRPGTVESVARLVSTWQHVAPWLPDEFYLSAFVGAGLPESDGTGISVTFKGFYLGRSQEALEILSARFPEIGLADLNPREMSWIDSVVFFSGLPEGSSTSDLTDRVLHDKNYFKAKSDFVRRPMAIGELEGAISFLSKQPKAYVILDPYGGAMDRIAAGDLPFPHRKGNIHGIQHLIAWTADDDDQRQEYMDWLRRFYDLMGAYVSNGPRTAYINYLDLDLGTNNNPSAAHPHHPIIGDDGSPFNSEVEASRTWGERYFLSNYDRLVRAKTTIDPENVFRNAQSIPPLFVGALQMTRRIAHDI, from the coding sequence ATGGCCATCAGCGTGCTCTTCTCTCTTCTGCTCCACCTCCTCGCCGTGCAAGCGGCTTCACACGGCAGCGTCGGCAACGGCAACGACGACGATGACAGCGCCCTGATGACGTCCTGCCTCGCGGCCGCCGGCGTGCGCAACGTCACCACACGCCGCTCGCCCGCGTACGCCGCCGCGCTCGCCTTCTCCGTCCAGAACCTCCGGTTCGCGGCCGCCTGTGCGCACCACGGTCCGGCCGCCGTGGTCGTCCCGGCGTCCCTGGCCGAGCTGCGCGCGGCCGTCCTGTGCGCCCGGGAGGCGGGGCTCGTGGTGCGCCTCCGCAGCGGCGGGCACAGCTACGAGGGCCTCTCCTACACCACGGACGACGCCAGCGGCTTCGTCGTCATCGACCTCGTGGCGCTGGACCGCGTCCGGGTCGACGCCGGAACGCGCACGGCGTGGGTCCAGTCCGGCGCCACCCTCGGGCAGGTGTACCACGCCGTGGCCGCGTCCAGCAAGACCCTGGCGTTCTCTGCAGGATCATGCCCCACGGTCGGCTCCGGCGGCCACATCGCCGGAGGCGGGTTCGGGCTGCTGTCCCGCAAGTACGGGCTCGCGGCGGACAACGTGATCGACGCCCTGCTGGTCGACGCCGACGGGCGCGTGCTGGACCGCGACGGCATGGGCGAGGAGGTCTTCTGGGCGATacgcggtggtggcggtggcacCTGGGGCACCGTCTACGCGTGGCGCGTCAAGCTCAGCCCTGTCCCGGAGCGCGTCACCGTGTTCGTCGTCAACCGGCCGGGCACCGTGGAGTCGGTGGCACGGCTGGTGTCAACATGGCAGCACGTCGCGCCCTGGCTGCCCGACGAGTTCTACCTCTCTGCGTTCGTCGGAGCTGGCCTGCCGGAGTCGGACGGGACCGGCATCTCCGTCACCTTCAAGGGGTTCTACCTCGGGCGGAGCCAGGAGGCGTTGGAGATACTCTCCGCACGGTTCCCTGAGATCGGCCTCGCGGACCTGAACCCGAGAGAGATGAGCTGGATCGACTCCGTGGTCTTCTTCTCCGGCCTGCCGGAAGGGAGCTCCACGTCGGACCTGACGGACCGGGTGCTCCACGATAAGAACTACTTCAAGGCCAAGTCGGACTTCGTGCGCCGGCCGATGGCAATCGGCGAGCTGGAGGGAGCCATCAGTTTCCTTTCCAAGCAGCCCAAGGCGTACGTCATCCTGGACCCGTACGGCGGGGCCATGGACCGGATCGCCGCCGGCGACCTGCCGTTCCCGCATCGCAAAGGAAACATCCACGGGATCCAGCATCTCATAGCCTGGACGGCGGACGACGACGACCAGAGACAGGAGTACATGGATTGGCTACGCCGGTTCTACGACTTGATGGGAGCGTACGTGTCCAACGGCCCACGCACCGCCTACATAAACTACCTAGACCTTGATCTAGGCACCAACAACAATCCGTCTGCTGCTCACCCTCATCATCCTATAATAGGAGACGACGGCAGCCCTTTTAACTCGGAGGTTGAGGCGTCGAGGACGTGGGGCGAAAGGTACTTCCTCAGCaactacgaccgtctcgtccgtGCCAAGACCACCATCGACCCGGAGAACGTGTTCCGCAATGCCCAGAGCATTCCGCCCCTCTTCGTGGGGGCTCTGCAGATGACCAGGCGTATTGCACATGACATCTAG